A single region of the Chrysoperla carnea chromosome 5, inChrCarn1.1, whole genome shotgun sequence genome encodes:
- the LOC123300725 gene encoding apyrase isoform X1, with protein sequence MVHLLIFNIFYKMHKLNGTISMLICLLWIVTNSALPQNGTLFKLPIIHLNDFHARFEETTPQSTTCKPGMLNCIGGFSRLYTAVTKLQTDNPNAIFLNAGDNFQGTMWYNVHKWNATQYFFNLLPTDAYTIGNHEFDDGIDGLVPFIKSIKAPVVLANVDDSREPAIQGLYEKSTIITRENKKIGIIGVIIQEVNLISNTEKLIFLDEAESVKAEAEKLKTVDKCDIIIVLSHCGLDIDKEIAANAGPYIDVIVGGHSHTFLYHGSDLPGPDIPVDDYPVTVTQDNGHQVLIVQASCYTKYLGFITVYFDVENKLHHWEGNPIYLDQKIAQNQYVNELMVPWKEVVDQVGKQVLGETKVLLKQTDCSFGDCNIGNFIAEAMVDAWVDKAEEDEWTYAPIAILNTGGIRTGIEKGNITYADLLVAQPFENFIDAIELRGDHLLEVFEYSAATIWKTGSVYGFSKMLQTSGIHITFNATLPVGSRVQDLKLRCGKCEVPKYEPLDKTKYYRIAIVNYLIQGGDGFSMIPDNMRNHVHGSRDIDVLTKYIKKRSPIIQDQDDRMILVILHLQWTSETAKGSV encoded by the exons ATggttcatttattaatttttaatatattttacaaaatgcaTAAAC tAAATGGTACGATATCCATGTTAATATGTCTACTATGGATTGTAACGAATTCAGCGCTACCACAAAATggaacattatttaaattaccgATAATTCATTTGAACGATTTTCATGCACGATTTGAAGAAACTACACCACAGTCGACAACATGCAAACCGGGGATGTTAAATTGTATTGGTGGTTTTTCTCGATTGTATACTGCTGTTACAAAATTACAAACCGATAATCcaaatgcaatatttttaaatgctgGTGATAATTTTCAAGGAACTATGTGGTATAATGTCCATAAATGGAATGCAACccaatatttctttaatttattaccaaCAGATGCCTAT ACTATTGGTAACCATGAGTTTGATGATGGAATAGATGGTTTGGTACCATTTATTAAATCTATCAAAGCTCCTGTTGTACTAGCAAATGTTGATGATAGTCGTGAACCCGCAATCCAAGgactttatgaaaaaagtacGATTATAAcacgtgaaaacaaaaaaattggaattattgGCGTTATTATTCAAGAAGTAAAT ctTATATCAAACACAGAAAAGTTAATATTCTTAGACGAAGCTGAATCAGTAAAAGCTGaagctgaaaaattaaaaaccgttGATAAATgtgatataattattgttttatctcATTGTGGATTAGATATTGACAAAGAAATTGCTGCTAATGCTGGTCCTTATATAGATGTAATTGTTGGAGGCCACTCGCATACATTTTTGTACCATGGATCTGATTTACctg GTCCCGATATCCCTGTCGATGATTATCCAGTAACTGTTACACAAGATAATGGCCACCAAGTTTTAATTGTACAAGCATCGTGTTACACCAAATATCTTGGATTTATTACAGTGTATTTTGATGTTGAAAACAAATTACATCATTGGGAAGGTAATCCTATCTACTTAGAtcaaaaaattgcacaaaatcaATACGTGAATGAATTAATGGTACCATGGAAGGAAGTTGTCGATCAAGTTGGAAAACAAGTACTTGGTGAAACAAAAGTACTTTTAAAGCAAACAGATTGTTCGTTTGGTGATTGCAATATTGGAAACTTCATTGCTGAAGCAATGGTTGATGCT tggGTTGATAAAGCTGAGGAAGATGAATGGACTTATGCCCCAATAGCTATTTTAAATACAGGCGGTATTCGAACTGGAATAGAAAAAGGAA ATATAACTTATGCAGATCTGTTAGTTGCACAACCATTCGAAAATTTCATTGATGCCATAGAATTACGAGGTGACCATTTATTAGAAGTTTTCGAATATTCAGCCGCAACAATTTGGAAAACTGGATCTGTATATGGATTTAGCAAAATGTTGCAAACAAGTG gaATTCATATTACTTTCAATGCAACTTTACCAGTTGGATCACGAGTTCAAGACTTAAAATTGCGTTGTGGTAAATGCGAAGTACCAAAATATGAGCCTCTTGATAAAACGAAATATTATCGTATAGCGATagtgaattatttaatacaagGTGGTGATGGCTTTTCCATGATTCCAGACAATATGAGAAATCATGTACATGGCAGTCGTGACATTGATGTTCTgaccaaatatattaaaaagcgATCACCAATTATTCAAGATCAAGATGATCGAATGATATTA GTAATACTGCATTTACAATGGACTAGTGAAACTGCGAAAGGAAGTGTTTAG
- the LOC123300725 gene encoding apyrase isoform X2 — translation MNTKYCIAINGTISMLICLLWIVTNSALPQNGTLFKLPIIHLNDFHARFEETTPQSTTCKPGMLNCIGGFSRLYTAVTKLQTDNPNAIFLNAGDNFQGTMWYNVHKWNATQYFFNLLPTDAYTIGNHEFDDGIDGLVPFIKSIKAPVVLANVDDSREPAIQGLYEKSTIITRENKKIGIIGVIIQEVNLISNTEKLIFLDEAESVKAEAEKLKTVDKCDIIIVLSHCGLDIDKEIAANAGPYIDVIVGGHSHTFLYHGSDLPGPDIPVDDYPVTVTQDNGHQVLIVQASCYTKYLGFITVYFDVENKLHHWEGNPIYLDQKIAQNQYVNELMVPWKEVVDQVGKQVLGETKVLLKQTDCSFGDCNIGNFIAEAMVDAWVDKAEEDEWTYAPIAILNTGGIRTGIEKGNITYADLLVAQPFENFIDAIELRGDHLLEVFEYSAATIWKTGSVYGFSKMLQTSGIHITFNATLPVGSRVQDLKLRCGKCEVPKYEPLDKTKYYRIAIVNYLIQGGDGFSMIPDNMRNHVHGSRDIDVLTKYIKKRSPIIQDQDDRMILVILHLQWTSETAKGSV, via the exons ATGAATACGAAATATTGTATTGCta tAAATGGTACGATATCCATGTTAATATGTCTACTATGGATTGTAACGAATTCAGCGCTACCACAAAATggaacattatttaaattaccgATAATTCATTTGAACGATTTTCATGCACGATTTGAAGAAACTACACCACAGTCGACAACATGCAAACCGGGGATGTTAAATTGTATTGGTGGTTTTTCTCGATTGTATACTGCTGTTACAAAATTACAAACCGATAATCcaaatgcaatatttttaaatgctgGTGATAATTTTCAAGGAACTATGTGGTATAATGTCCATAAATGGAATGCAACccaatatttctttaatttattaccaaCAGATGCCTAT ACTATTGGTAACCATGAGTTTGATGATGGAATAGATGGTTTGGTACCATTTATTAAATCTATCAAAGCTCCTGTTGTACTAGCAAATGTTGATGATAGTCGTGAACCCGCAATCCAAGgactttatgaaaaaagtacGATTATAAcacgtgaaaacaaaaaaattggaattattgGCGTTATTATTCAAGAAGTAAAT ctTATATCAAACACAGAAAAGTTAATATTCTTAGACGAAGCTGAATCAGTAAAAGCTGaagctgaaaaattaaaaaccgttGATAAATgtgatataattattgttttatctcATTGTGGATTAGATATTGACAAAGAAATTGCTGCTAATGCTGGTCCTTATATAGATGTAATTGTTGGAGGCCACTCGCATACATTTTTGTACCATGGATCTGATTTACctg GTCCCGATATCCCTGTCGATGATTATCCAGTAACTGTTACACAAGATAATGGCCACCAAGTTTTAATTGTACAAGCATCGTGTTACACCAAATATCTTGGATTTATTACAGTGTATTTTGATGTTGAAAACAAATTACATCATTGGGAAGGTAATCCTATCTACTTAGAtcaaaaaattgcacaaaatcaATACGTGAATGAATTAATGGTACCATGGAAGGAAGTTGTCGATCAAGTTGGAAAACAAGTACTTGGTGAAACAAAAGTACTTTTAAAGCAAACAGATTGTTCGTTTGGTGATTGCAATATTGGAAACTTCATTGCTGAAGCAATGGTTGATGCT tggGTTGATAAAGCTGAGGAAGATGAATGGACTTATGCCCCAATAGCTATTTTAAATACAGGCGGTATTCGAACTGGAATAGAAAAAGGAA ATATAACTTATGCAGATCTGTTAGTTGCACAACCATTCGAAAATTTCATTGATGCCATAGAATTACGAGGTGACCATTTATTAGAAGTTTTCGAATATTCAGCCGCAACAATTTGGAAAACTGGATCTGTATATGGATTTAGCAAAATGTTGCAAACAAGTG gaATTCATATTACTTTCAATGCAACTTTACCAGTTGGATCACGAGTTCAAGACTTAAAATTGCGTTGTGGTAAATGCGAAGTACCAAAATATGAGCCTCTTGATAAAACGAAATATTATCGTATAGCGATagtgaattatttaatacaagGTGGTGATGGCTTTTCCATGATTCCAGACAATATGAGAAATCATGTACATGGCAGTCGTGACATTGATGTTCTgaccaaatatattaaaaagcgATCACCAATTATTCAAGATCAAGATGATCGAATGATATTA GTAATACTGCATTTACAATGGACTAGTGAAACTGCGAAAGGAAGTGTTTAG